The following proteins come from a genomic window of Phnomibacter ginsenosidimutans:
- a CDS encoding glycoside hydrolase family 43 protein: MRYFVYIVVCVFLTSCAGKGYLFTSFHEPADAGLRMLYSFDGKHWTDLDTVLLKPTVGNQQVMRDPSMVQGPDGTFHLVWTSSWRGDKGFGYASSKDLIHWSEQRLIPVMAHEPTTVNVWAPEIFYDAATKTYSIIWASCIPGRFEKGQEADSNNHRMYISSTKDFQTFSPTQLFLDPGFSVIDAVIVRRAANDFVLVLKDNTRPERNLKVAFSNSINGPWEKISAPFSDAFTEGPTVVKLGNQWLIYFDSYQKKIYEAYSTSNFQQFNNVTTEVQVPAGHKHGTIVPVKRTFIRRLIKNTK, translated from the coding sequence ATGCGGTATTTTGTTTACATAGTAGTTTGTGTTTTCCTGACTTCTTGTGCAGGCAAAGGTTATTTGTTTACATCCTTTCACGAACCGGCAGATGCGGGGCTACGCATGCTCTACAGTTTCGATGGCAAACACTGGACAGATTTGGATACAGTGCTGCTGAAGCCAACCGTAGGTAATCAGCAAGTTATGCGGGATCCGTCAATGGTACAAGGCCCTGACGGTACTTTTCATTTGGTGTGGACCAGTAGCTGGCGTGGCGATAAAGGATTTGGTTATGCTTCGTCCAAAGATTTAATCCATTGGAGTGAACAACGTTTGATACCGGTAATGGCTCACGAACCAACTACGGTAAATGTGTGGGCTCCGGAGATTTTTTATGATGCGGCTACAAAAACGTACAGCATCATTTGGGCCAGTTGCATTCCCGGTAGGTTCGAAAAAGGGCAGGAGGCTGACAGCAACAATCATCGCATGTATATCAGCAGCACCAAAGACTTTCAAACATTTTCGCCCACCCAATTATTTCTTGACCCGGGTTTTAGTGTGATTGATGCGGTGATTGTGCGAAGAGCTGCAAACGATTTTGTATTGGTGCTCAAAGACAATACAAGACCGGAACGCAATTTGAAAGTTGCTTTTAGCAATAGCATCAATGGGCCATGGGAAAAGATTTCTGCACCCTTTAGCGATGCTTTTACAGAAGGCCCAACCGTGGTAAAACTTGGCAATCAGTGGTTGATTTATTTTGACTCCTACCAAAAGAAAATTTACGAAGCCTATTCCACCAGCAACTTTCAACAATTCAACAATGTAACGACAGAAGTGCAGGTGCCAGCTGGCCACAAACATGGAACGATAGTGCCCGTAAAAAGAACATTCATCCGGCGGTTGATTAAGAATACAAAATGA
- a CDS encoding glycoside hydrolase family 140 protein, with product MKKFLVSIGMLLHLFAQAQLPLLQVSSNQRYFQTADGKPFFWLGDTGWLLFVKCNRQDAVHYLDVRKSQGFNVIQVMVLHDMNNTKNVYGDLALRNEDVSKPNVTEGKNPDNADAYDYWDHVEYIVDEAAKRGMYMALVPVWGSNVKGGKVTPEQAAVYGQFLAQRFAKKSNIIWLNGGDVRGSEGGEVWEVLGKTIKQYDPHHLMTFHPRGRTTSSEWFHNSSWLDFNMFQSGHKDYAQDTVATETHHFGEDNWKYVALDYKLSPVKPTLDGEPSYENIPHGLHDSLQPRWTDADLRRYAYWSVFAGGAGFTYGENAVMQFNNAGDWTANYGVTMNWKQALLAPGATQMQQLKKLVESKDFFQHASAQHLVVDNGERYARVAAAASYKLAMFYVYTGRSFKLYMNRIMFTPTKAYWIKPATGDQIAIETFTKKGEVTFDPPGDEANGNDWVLVIEK from the coding sequence ATGAAGAAGTTTTTAGTATCGATAGGCATGTTGCTTCACTTGTTTGCACAGGCGCAGTTGCCTTTGTTGCAAGTGTCTTCTAATCAACGGTATTTTCAAACGGCTGATGGAAAACCCTTTTTTTGGTTGGGCGATACCGGCTGGTTGTTGTTTGTAAAATGCAATCGGCAGGATGCGGTGCACTACCTGGATGTAAGAAAGTCGCAGGGATTTAATGTGATACAGGTAATGGTGCTGCACGACATGAACAATACCAAAAATGTGTACGGCGATTTGGCTTTGCGAAATGAAGATGTGTCGAAGCCCAATGTAACGGAAGGGAAAAATCCTGATAATGCAGATGCATACGATTATTGGGATCACGTAGAATACATTGTAGATGAAGCGGCCAAACGGGGTATGTATATGGCACTGGTACCAGTGTGGGGAAGTAACGTGAAAGGCGGAAAAGTAACGCCGGAACAAGCTGCCGTGTATGGCCAATTTTTGGCACAGCGTTTTGCTAAGAAATCGAATATCATTTGGCTGAATGGTGGCGATGTAAGAGGTTCAGAAGGTGGCGAAGTTTGGGAAGTGCTGGGTAAAACCATCAAGCAATACGATCCCCATCACCTCATGACTTTTCACCCAAGGGGAAGAACAACTTCCAGCGAATGGTTTCACAACAGTAGCTGGCTCGATTTCAATATGTTTCAGAGTGGGCATAAAGATTATGCGCAGGATACCGTAGCTACGGAAACACATCACTTTGGCGAAGACAACTGGAAGTACGTGGCACTGGATTACAAACTCAGCCCGGTAAAACCAACGTTGGATGGTGAGCCTTCGTATGAAAACATTCCGCATGGTTTGCACGATAGTTTGCAACCCCGCTGGACCGATGCTGATTTGCGCCGCTATGCTTACTGGAGTGTTTTTGCCGGTGGTGCTGGTTTTACCTATGGCGAAAATGCGGTGATGCAATTCAACAATGCTGGTGATTGGACCGCCAATTATGGTGTGACCATGAATTGGAAACAAGCATTGCTGGCACCGGGTGCTACGCAAATGCAACAGCTGAAAAAACTGGTTGAAAGCAAAGATTTTTTTCAGCATGCATCCGCACAGCATTTGGTTGTGGACAATGGTGAACGCTATGCCCGTGTAGCAGCTGCAGCTTCTTATAAGCTGGCCATGTTTTATGTATACACCGGTCGGTCATTTAAATTGTACATGAACCGAATCATGTTTACACCTACAAAAGCCTATTGGATAAAGCCTGCTACCGGCGACCAGATAGCAATTGAAACCTTTACTAAAAAAGGTGAAGTAACATTTGATCCACCGGGCGATGAAGCCAATGGTAACGACTGGGTATTGGTGATTGAAAAATAA